The following coding sequences are from one Granulicella sp. L56 window:
- a CDS encoding response regulator has product MRPKKTILCVDDNEQVLSVRTFLLETRGYRVISVNSAQQALDIVQQSAPGALDLLLCDLLMPQMDGNELVRRAKQLHPSLPAMIVSGTVNAFDRACSADVFLPKGACSAAEMIERIRVLVARKRGPKKAFSVNPQLTQAPAYAPAIAS; this is encoded by the coding sequence ATGCGCCCTAAGAAGACGATCCTCTGTGTCGACGACAACGAACAAGTACTCTCTGTCCGCACATTTCTACTTGAGACCCGTGGCTACCGCGTCATCTCTGTCAACAGCGCGCAACAAGCGCTCGATATCGTTCAACAGTCGGCTCCCGGCGCGCTCGATCTTCTTCTCTGTGACCTTCTTATGCCTCAGATGGACGGCAACGAGCTCGTCCGTCGCGCCAAGCAGCTTCACCCGAGCCTGCCCGCCATGATCGTCTCCGGCACCGTCAACGCCTTCGACCGCGCCTGCTCCGCCGACGTCTTTCTGCCCAAGGGTGCCTGCTCTGCCGCCGAGATGATCGAGCGCATCCGCGTTCTCGTAGCCCGCAAGCGCGGCCCCAAGAAGGCCTTCTCTGTAAATCCGCAACTCACGCAAGCCCCCGCGTACGCCCCGGCCATCGCCAGCTAA
- a CDS encoding PhzF family phenazine biosynthesis protein, with translation MSNQPVTSQISISAIAATREFDYALVDVFAERPLQGNQLAIVTDARGLSDEEMQALARETNLSETTFILPREPEVEREYGVQVRIFTVAEELQFAGHPTLGTASWLYQNHAILRGAEQITLDLRVGLIPVRFRAPAVGELGLYATMKQNDPTFGDIHDRVMIADTLGLSVDDLDSDLPVQTVSTGMAFCIVPLKSLEVAKRLAIPGQKASAYLERSDAKFFHCITRADAGSGADWHARMQFYNGEDPATGSASGCTIAYLVRHGLATTGQQVVIEQGIEMLRPSRIHVSATIAGEVVSEVFVGGRTIPVAMGRLFLP, from the coding sequence ATGTCAAATCAGCCAGTTACGTCGCAAATATCTATATCCGCCATCGCAGCGACGCGCGAGTTTGACTACGCGCTGGTGGATGTTTTTGCCGAACGTCCCCTTCAGGGGAACCAACTTGCCATCGTTACAGATGCTCGCGGCCTCTCCGACGAAGAGATGCAGGCGCTTGCGCGTGAGACAAATCTCTCCGAAACCACTTTCATCCTCCCGCGTGAGCCGGAGGTCGAGCGAGAGTATGGCGTTCAGGTTCGCATCTTTACCGTTGCAGAAGAACTGCAGTTCGCCGGGCATCCTACCCTTGGCACCGCAAGCTGGCTCTATCAAAACCACGCCATCCTTCGCGGTGCCGAGCAGATTACGCTCGACCTTCGCGTAGGTCTTATCCCCGTACGTTTTCGTGCTCCGGCAGTGGGAGAGCTTGGTCTCTACGCCACGATGAAGCAGAACGATCCAACGTTCGGCGATATTCACGATCGCGTAATGATTGCCGATACGCTCGGTCTCTCCGTCGATGATCTTGATTCAGATCTTCCGGTTCAGACAGTCTCCACCGGCATGGCTTTTTGCATCGTGCCCTTGAAGTCCCTGGAGGTTGCAAAGAGATTAGCAATTCCAGGTCAGAAGGCGAGCGCCTATCTCGAGCGCAGCGACGCAAAGTTCTTTCACTGCATCACCCGTGCGGATGCAGGCTCCGGCGCTGACTGGCACGCTCGCATGCAGTTCTACAATGGAGAAGACCCTGCCACCGGATCTGCGTCCGGCTGCACGATTGCCTACCTCGTGCGTCACGGCCTCGCCACGACCGGGCAGCAGGTCGTCATCGAGCAGGGAATCGAGATGCTTCGTCCGAGCCGTATTCATGTCAGCGCAACAATTGCCGGAGAGGTTGTGTCCGAAGTGTTCGTCGGCGGGCGCACCATTCCCGTTGCAATGGGACGTCTTTTCCTGCCGTGA